From the Colletotrichum lupini chromosome 10, complete sequence genome, one window contains:
- a CDS encoding isoflavone reductase, with translation MSLKKVTLVGVWVQASGNIGAAVLPELLKSDLDLTILSREGSSAIFPPGAKVVRTDYSEDSLIKILVGQDAVVSMLPIVALEEQQKIVEAAIKAGVKRFIPSEYGSDSASDEVIAAVPFFQPKKAHLDWLASKEDVLSWTAIITGPFFDWGLKLGMTGFNLATKTATLVDGGETRFTASNTAQIGRAIVAVLKHSDETKNQLVFTESFTTTQLEVLASLEKITGEKWKTVEVSSQAIREDGFSKLGKGEIMEGGAAVIMALVLGEGGLEDHTHVKGGIWNDRLGLKTESIDETVKSVLSL, from the exons ATGTCTTTGAAAAAAGTCACTCTCGTTGGT GTATGGGTGCAGGCTAGTGGTAATATCGGCGCGGCTGTCCTGCCTGAGTTGCTCAAATCTGACCTCGATTTGACCATTCTAAGCCGCGAGGGATCTTCCGCAATCTTCCCCCCGGGTGCTAAAGTTGTCAGAACCGACTACAGTGAGGATTCCCTGATCAAGATCCTTGTTGGCCAAGATGCAGTTGTCAGCATGCTCCCGATTGTGGCTCTTGAAGAGCAGCAGAAAATCGTTGAGGCTGCCATAAAGGCAGGCGTGAAGAGATTTATTCCCAGCGAATATGGATCCGACTCTGCG TCTGATGAAGTTATTGCAGCCGTCCCATTTTTCCAGCCAAAAAAGGCTCACCTTGACTGGCTCGCAAGCAAGGAGGATGTTCTCAGTTGGACCGCCATCATTACTGGGCCTTTCTTTGATTGG GGATTAAAACTCGGGATGACAGGCTTCAATCTTGCTACCAAGACTGCCACTCTGGTAGATGGCGGCGAGACTCGATTCACAGCAAGTAACACGGCACAAATAGGGCGGGCTATCGTTGCCGTCCTCAAGCATTCCGACGAGACCAAGAATCAGCTTGTCTTTACCGAATCATTCACAACTACTCAACTCGAGGTTCTTGCCTCTCTTGAGAAAATAACTGGCGAGAAATGGAAAACAGTTGAAGTCAGCTCACAAGCGATCAGGGAAGACGGATTCTCCAAACTTGGAAAAGGGGAGATCATGGAAGGTGGCGCGGCCGTGATCATGGCGTTGGTGCTCGGGGAAGGCGGACTTGAAGACCATACGCACGTCAAGGGTGGTATTTGGAACGACCGCTTAGGTTTGAAGACTGAGAGCATCGATGAGACTGTCAAGTCTGTGCTTAGTCTGTGA